One genomic segment of Macaca fascicularis isolate 582-1 chromosome 19, T2T-MFA8v1.1 includes these proteins:
- the CPT1C gene encoding palmitoyl thioesterase CPT1C isoform X11 → MAEAHQAVGFRTSLTSDGAEVELSAPVLQEIYLSGLRSWKRHLSRFWNDFLTGVFPASPLSWLFLFSAIQLAWFLQLDPSLGLMEKIKELLPDWGGQHHGLRGVLAAALFASCLWGTLIFTLHVALRLLLSYHGWLLEPHGAMSSPTKTWLALVRIFSGRHPMLFSYQRSLPRQPVPSVQDTVRKYLESVRPVLSDEDFDWTAVLAQEFLRLQASLLQWYLRLKSWWASNYVSDWWEEFVYLRSRNPLMVNSNYYMMDFLYVTPTPLQAARAGNAVHALLLYRHRLNRQEIPPTLLMGMRPLCSAQYEKIFNTTRIPGVQKDYIRHLHDSQHVAVFHRGRFFRVGTHSRNSLLSPRALEQQFQRILDDPSPACPHEEHLAALTAAPRGTWAQVRRSLKTQAAEALEAVEGAAFFVSLDAEPAGLTREDPAASLDAYAHALLAGRGHDRWFDKSFTLIVFSNGKLGLSVEHSWADCPISGHMWEFTLATECFQLGYSTDGHCKGHLDPTLPRPQRLQWDLPDQIHSSISLALRGAKILSENVDCHVFPFSLFGKSFIRRCHLSSDSFIQIALQLAHFRDRGQFCLTYESAMTRLFLEGRTETVRSCTREACNFVRAMEDKEKTDPQCLALFRVAVDKHQALLKAAMSGQGVDRHLFALYVVSRFLHLQSPFLTQADDHGYGVSYIFMGDDMITFHISSKKSSTKTDSHRLGQHIEDALLDVASLFQAGQHFKRRFRGSGKEDSRHRCGFLSRQTGASKTSMTSTYF, encoded by the exons ATGGCTGAAGCGCACCAGGCCGTGGGCTTCCGAACCTCGCTGACCTCGGACGGGGCTGAAGTGGAACTCAGTGCCCCTGTGCTGCAGGAGATCTACCTCTCTGGCCTGCGCTCCTGGAAAAGGCATCTCTCACGTTTCTGG AATGACTTTCTCACCGGTGTGTTTCCTGCCAGCCCCCTCAGTTGGCTTTTCCTCTTCAGTGCCATCCAGCTTGCCTGGTTCCTCCAGCTGGATCCTTCCTTAGGACTGATGGAGAAGATCAAAGAGTTGCTGCCCGACTG GGGCGGACAGCACCATGGGCTCCGGGGGGTCCTGGCAGCTGCTCTGTTTGCCTCTTGTTTGTGGGGAACCCTGATCTTCACACTGCACGTGGCCCTCAGGCTGCTTCTGTCCTACCACGGCTGGCTTCTTGAGCCCCACGGAGCCATGTCCTCCCCCACCAAGACCTGGCTG GCCCTGGTCCGCATCTTCTCCGGCCGCCACCCGATGCTGTTCAGTTACCAGCGCTCCCTGCCGCGCCAGCCCGTGCCCTCTGTGCAGGACACCGTGCGCAAG TACCTGGAGTCGGTCCGGCCCGTCCTCTCCGACGAGGACTTCGACTGGACCGCGGTCCTGGCGCAGGAATTCCTGAGGCTGCAGGCGTCGCTGTTGCAGTGGTACCTGAGGCTCAAGTCCTGGTGGGCGTCCAATTAT gtCAGTGACTGGTGGGAGGAATTTGTGTACCTGCGCTCCCGAAATCCGCTGATGGTGAACAGCAACTATTACATGATG GACTTCCTGTATGTCACACCCACGCCTCTGCAGGCAGCTCGCGCTGGGAATGCCGTGCACGCCCTCCTCCTGTACCGCCACCGCCTGAACCGCCAGGAGATACCCCCG ACTTTGCTAATGGGAATGCGTCCCTTATGCTCTGCCCAGTATGAGAAGATCTTCAACACCACGCGGATTCCAGGGGTCCAAAAAG ACTACATCCGCCACCTCCATGACAGCCAACACGTGGCTGTCTTCCACCGGGGCCGATTCTTCCGCGTGGGGACCCACTCCCGAAACAGCCTGCTTTCCCCGAGGGCCCTGGAGCAGCAGTTTCAGCGAATCCTGGACGATCCCTCACCAGCCTGCCCCCACGAGGAACATCTGGCTGCTCTGACCGCTGCTCCCAG GGGCACGTGGGCCCAGGTGCGAAGGTCCCTGAAGacccaggcagcagaggcccTGGAGGCAGTGGAAGGGGCTGCTTTCTTTGTGTCACTGGACGCTGAGCCCGCGGGGCTCACCAGGGAGGACCCAGCAGCGTCGTTGGATGCCTATGCCCATGCCCTGCTGGCTGGCCGGGGCCATGACCG CTGGTTTGACAAATCCTTCACCCTAATCGTCTTCTCTAACGGGAAGCTGGGCCTCAGCGTGGAGCACTCCTGGGCCGACTGCCCCATCTCAGGACACATGTGGGAG TTCACTCTGGCTACAGAATGCTTTCAGCTGGGCTACTCAACAGACGGCCACTGCAAGGGGCACCTGGACCCCACACTACCCCGGCCCCAGCGGCTGCAATGGGACCTTCCAGACCAG ATCCACTCCTCCATCTCTCTAGCCCTGAGGGGAGCCAAGATCTTGTCTGAAAATGTCGACTGCCATGTCTTTCCATTCTCCCTATTTGGCAAGAGCTTCATCCGACGCTGCCACCTGTCTTCAGACAGCTTCATCCAGATCGCCTTGCAACTGGCCCACTTCCGG GACAGGGGTCAATTCTGCCTGACTTATGAGTCGGCCATGACTCGCTTATTCCTGGAAGGCCGGACGGAGACGGTGCGATCTTGCACGAGGGAGGCCTGCAACTTTGTGAGGGCCATGGAGGACAAAGAGAAGACG GACCCACAGTGCCTTGCCCTGTTTCGCGTGGCAGTGGACAAGCACCAGGCTCTGCTGAAGGCAGCCATGAGCGGGCAGGGAGTCGACCGCCACCTCTTTGCGCTCTACGTCGTGTCCCGATTCCTCCACCTGCAGTCGCCCTTCCTGACCCAG GCTGATGACCATGGTTATGGTGTTTCTTATATCTTCATGGGGGATGACATGATCACCTTCCACATCTCCAGCAAAAAATCAAGCACAAAAACG GATTCCCACAGGCTGGGGCAGCACATTGAGGACGCACTGTTGGATGTGGCCTCCCTGTTCCAGGCGGGACAGCATTTTAAGCGCCGGTTCAGAGGGTCAGGGAAGGAGGACTCCAGGCACAGGTGTGGATTTCTCTCCCGCCAGACTGGGGCCTCCAAGACATCAATGACATCCACCTACTTCTGA
- the CPT1C gene encoding palmitoyl thioesterase CPT1C isoform X3, whose protein sequence is MAEAHQAVGFRTSLTSDGAEVELSAPVLQEIYLSGLRSWKRHLSRFWNDFLTGVFPASPLSWLFLFSAIQLAWFLQLDPSLGLMEKIKELLPDWGGQHHGLRGVLAAALFASCLWGTLIFTLHVALRLLLSYHGWLLEPHGAMSSPTKTWLALVRIFSGRHPMLFSYQRSLPRQPVPSVQDTVRKYLESVRPVLSDEDFDWTAVLAQEFLRLQASLLQWYLRLKSWWASNYVSDWWEEFVYLRSRNPLMVNSNYYMMAARAGNAVHALLLYRHRLNRQEIPPVRGPQWAGDGGVVLWPLGHRGPGRQLTAHGFLQTLLMGMRPLCSAQYEKIFNTTRIPGVQKDYIRHLHDSQHVAVFHRGRFFRVGTHSRNSLLSPRALEQQFQRILDDPSPACPHEEHLAALTAAPRGTWAQVRRSLKTQAAEALEAVEGAAFFVSLDAEPAGLTREDPAASLDAYAHALLAGRGHDRWFDKSFTLIVFSNGKLGLSVEHSWADCPISGHMWEFTLATECFQLGYSTDGHCKGHLDPTLPRPQRLQWDLPDQIHSSISLALRGAKILSENVDCHVFPFSLFGKSFIRRCHLSSDSFIQIALQLAHFRDRGQFCLTYESAMTRLFLEGRTETVRSCTREACNFVRAMEDKEKTDPQCLALFRVAVDKHQALLKAAMSGQGVDRHLFALYVVSRFLHLQSPFLTQVHSEQWQLSTSQIPVQQMHLFDVYNYPDYVSSGGGFGPADDHGYGVSYIFMGDDMITFHISSKKSSTKTDSHRLGQHIEDALLDVASLFQAGQHFKRRFRGSGKEDSRHRCGFLSRQTGASKTSMTSTYF, encoded by the exons ATGGCTGAAGCGCACCAGGCCGTGGGCTTCCGAACCTCGCTGACCTCGGACGGGGCTGAAGTGGAACTCAGTGCCCCTGTGCTGCAGGAGATCTACCTCTCTGGCCTGCGCTCCTGGAAAAGGCATCTCTCACGTTTCTGG AATGACTTTCTCACCGGTGTGTTTCCTGCCAGCCCCCTCAGTTGGCTTTTCCTCTTCAGTGCCATCCAGCTTGCCTGGTTCCTCCAGCTGGATCCTTCCTTAGGACTGATGGAGAAGATCAAAGAGTTGCTGCCCGACTG GGGCGGACAGCACCATGGGCTCCGGGGGGTCCTGGCAGCTGCTCTGTTTGCCTCTTGTTTGTGGGGAACCCTGATCTTCACACTGCACGTGGCCCTCAGGCTGCTTCTGTCCTACCACGGCTGGCTTCTTGAGCCCCACGGAGCCATGTCCTCCCCCACCAAGACCTGGCTG GCCCTGGTCCGCATCTTCTCCGGCCGCCACCCGATGCTGTTCAGTTACCAGCGCTCCCTGCCGCGCCAGCCCGTGCCCTCTGTGCAGGACACCGTGCGCAAG TACCTGGAGTCGGTCCGGCCCGTCCTCTCCGACGAGGACTTCGACTGGACCGCGGTCCTGGCGCAGGAATTCCTGAGGCTGCAGGCGTCGCTGTTGCAGTGGTACCTGAGGCTCAAGTCCTGGTGGGCGTCCAATTAT gtCAGTGACTGGTGGGAGGAATTTGTGTACCTGCGCTCCCGAAATCCGCTGATGGTGAACAGCAACTATTACATGATG GCAGCTCGCGCTGGGAATGCCGTGCACGCCCTCCTCCTGTACCGCCACCGCCTGAACCGCCAGGAGATACCCCCGGTAAGAGGGCCCCAGTGGGCTGGGGATGGAGGTGTGGTCCTGTGGCCTTTGGGCCACAGGGGTCCTGGAAGGCAGCTCACAGCCCACGGTTTCCTGCAGACTTTGCTAATGGGAATGCGTCCCTTATGCTCTGCCCAGTATGAGAAGATCTTCAACACCACGCGGATTCCAGGGGTCCAAAAAG ACTACATCCGCCACCTCCATGACAGCCAACACGTGGCTGTCTTCCACCGGGGCCGATTCTTCCGCGTGGGGACCCACTCCCGAAACAGCCTGCTTTCCCCGAGGGCCCTGGAGCAGCAGTTTCAGCGAATCCTGGACGATCCCTCACCAGCCTGCCCCCACGAGGAACATCTGGCTGCTCTGACCGCTGCTCCCAG GGGCACGTGGGCCCAGGTGCGAAGGTCCCTGAAGacccaggcagcagaggcccTGGAGGCAGTGGAAGGGGCTGCTTTCTTTGTGTCACTGGACGCTGAGCCCGCGGGGCTCACCAGGGAGGACCCAGCAGCGTCGTTGGATGCCTATGCCCATGCCCTGCTGGCTGGCCGGGGCCATGACCG CTGGTTTGACAAATCCTTCACCCTAATCGTCTTCTCTAACGGGAAGCTGGGCCTCAGCGTGGAGCACTCCTGGGCCGACTGCCCCATCTCAGGACACATGTGGGAG TTCACTCTGGCTACAGAATGCTTTCAGCTGGGCTACTCAACAGACGGCCACTGCAAGGGGCACCTGGACCCCACACTACCCCGGCCCCAGCGGCTGCAATGGGACCTTCCAGACCAG ATCCACTCCTCCATCTCTCTAGCCCTGAGGGGAGCCAAGATCTTGTCTGAAAATGTCGACTGCCATGTCTTTCCATTCTCCCTATTTGGCAAGAGCTTCATCCGACGCTGCCACCTGTCTTCAGACAGCTTCATCCAGATCGCCTTGCAACTGGCCCACTTCCGG GACAGGGGTCAATTCTGCCTGACTTATGAGTCGGCCATGACTCGCTTATTCCTGGAAGGCCGGACGGAGACGGTGCGATCTTGCACGAGGGAGGCCTGCAACTTTGTGAGGGCCATGGAGGACAAAGAGAAGACG GACCCACAGTGCCTTGCCCTGTTTCGCGTGGCAGTGGACAAGCACCAGGCTCTGCTGAAGGCAGCCATGAGCGGGCAGGGAGTCGACCGCCACCTCTTTGCGCTCTACGTCGTGTCCCGATTCCTCCACCTGCAGTCGCCCTTCCTGACCCAG GTCCATTCGGAGCAGTGGCAGCTGTCCACCAGCCAGATCCCTGTCCAGCAAATGCATCTGTTTGACGTCTACAATTACCCGGACTATGTTTCTTCGGGCGGTGGATTCGGGCCT GCTGATGACCATGGTTATGGTGTTTCTTATATCTTCATGGGGGATGACATGATCACCTTCCACATCTCCAGCAAAAAATCAAGCACAAAAACG GATTCCCACAGGCTGGGGCAGCACATTGAGGACGCACTGTTGGATGTGGCCTCCCTGTTCCAGGCGGGACAGCATTTTAAGCGCCGGTTCAGAGGGTCAGGGAAGGAGGACTCCAGGCACAGGTGTGGATTTCTCTCCCGCCAGACTGGGGCCTCCAAGACATCAATGACATCCACCTACTTCTGA
- the CPT1C gene encoding palmitoyl thioesterase CPT1C isoform X8: protein MAEAHQAVGFRTSLTSDGAEVELSAPVLQEIYLSGLRSWKRHLSRFWNDFLTGVFPASPLSWLFLFSAIQLAWFLQLDPSLGLMEKIKELLPDWGGQHHGLRGVLAAALFASCLWGTLIFTLHVALRLLLSYHGWLLEPHGAMSSPTKTWLALVRIFSGRHPMLFSYQRSLPRQPVPSVQDTVRKYLESVRPVLSDEDFDWTAVLAQEFLRLQASLLQWYLRLKSWWASNYVSDWWEEFVYLRSRNPLMVNSNYYMMAARAGNAVHALLLYRHRLNRQEIPPTLLMGMRPLCSAQYEKIFNTTRIPGVQKDYIRHLHDSQHVAVFHRGRFFRVGTHSRNSLLSPRALEQQFQRILDDPSPACPHEEHLAALTAAPRGTWAQVRRSLKTQAAEALEAVEGAAFFVSLDAEPAGLTREDPAASLDAYAHALLAGRGHDRWFDKSFTLIVFSNGKLGLSVEHSWADCPISGHMWEFTLATECFQLGYSTDGHCKGHLDPTLPRPQRLQWDLPDQIHSSISLALRGAKILSENVDCHVFPFSLFGKSFIRRCHLSSDSFIQIALQLAHFRDRGQFCLTYESAMTRLFLEGRTETVRSCTREACNFVRAMEDKEKTDPQCLALFRVAVDKHQALLKAAMSGQGVDRHLFALYVVSRFLHLQSPFLTQVHSEQWQLSTSQIPVQQMHLFDVYNYPDYVSSGGGFGPADDHGYGVSYIFMGDDMITFHISSKKSSTKTDSHRLGQHIEDALLDVASLFQAGQHFKRRFRGSGKEDSRHRCGFLSRQTGASKTSMTSTYF, encoded by the exons ATGGCTGAAGCGCACCAGGCCGTGGGCTTCCGAACCTCGCTGACCTCGGACGGGGCTGAAGTGGAACTCAGTGCCCCTGTGCTGCAGGAGATCTACCTCTCTGGCCTGCGCTCCTGGAAAAGGCATCTCTCACGTTTCTGG AATGACTTTCTCACCGGTGTGTTTCCTGCCAGCCCCCTCAGTTGGCTTTTCCTCTTCAGTGCCATCCAGCTTGCCTGGTTCCTCCAGCTGGATCCTTCCTTAGGACTGATGGAGAAGATCAAAGAGTTGCTGCCCGACTG GGGCGGACAGCACCATGGGCTCCGGGGGGTCCTGGCAGCTGCTCTGTTTGCCTCTTGTTTGTGGGGAACCCTGATCTTCACACTGCACGTGGCCCTCAGGCTGCTTCTGTCCTACCACGGCTGGCTTCTTGAGCCCCACGGAGCCATGTCCTCCCCCACCAAGACCTGGCTG GCCCTGGTCCGCATCTTCTCCGGCCGCCACCCGATGCTGTTCAGTTACCAGCGCTCCCTGCCGCGCCAGCCCGTGCCCTCTGTGCAGGACACCGTGCGCAAG TACCTGGAGTCGGTCCGGCCCGTCCTCTCCGACGAGGACTTCGACTGGACCGCGGTCCTGGCGCAGGAATTCCTGAGGCTGCAGGCGTCGCTGTTGCAGTGGTACCTGAGGCTCAAGTCCTGGTGGGCGTCCAATTAT gtCAGTGACTGGTGGGAGGAATTTGTGTACCTGCGCTCCCGAAATCCGCTGATGGTGAACAGCAACTATTACATGATG GCAGCTCGCGCTGGGAATGCCGTGCACGCCCTCCTCCTGTACCGCCACCGCCTGAACCGCCAGGAGATACCCCCG ACTTTGCTAATGGGAATGCGTCCCTTATGCTCTGCCCAGTATGAGAAGATCTTCAACACCACGCGGATTCCAGGGGTCCAAAAAG ACTACATCCGCCACCTCCATGACAGCCAACACGTGGCTGTCTTCCACCGGGGCCGATTCTTCCGCGTGGGGACCCACTCCCGAAACAGCCTGCTTTCCCCGAGGGCCCTGGAGCAGCAGTTTCAGCGAATCCTGGACGATCCCTCACCAGCCTGCCCCCACGAGGAACATCTGGCTGCTCTGACCGCTGCTCCCAG GGGCACGTGGGCCCAGGTGCGAAGGTCCCTGAAGacccaggcagcagaggcccTGGAGGCAGTGGAAGGGGCTGCTTTCTTTGTGTCACTGGACGCTGAGCCCGCGGGGCTCACCAGGGAGGACCCAGCAGCGTCGTTGGATGCCTATGCCCATGCCCTGCTGGCTGGCCGGGGCCATGACCG CTGGTTTGACAAATCCTTCACCCTAATCGTCTTCTCTAACGGGAAGCTGGGCCTCAGCGTGGAGCACTCCTGGGCCGACTGCCCCATCTCAGGACACATGTGGGAG TTCACTCTGGCTACAGAATGCTTTCAGCTGGGCTACTCAACAGACGGCCACTGCAAGGGGCACCTGGACCCCACACTACCCCGGCCCCAGCGGCTGCAATGGGACCTTCCAGACCAG ATCCACTCCTCCATCTCTCTAGCCCTGAGGGGAGCCAAGATCTTGTCTGAAAATGTCGACTGCCATGTCTTTCCATTCTCCCTATTTGGCAAGAGCTTCATCCGACGCTGCCACCTGTCTTCAGACAGCTTCATCCAGATCGCCTTGCAACTGGCCCACTTCCGG GACAGGGGTCAATTCTGCCTGACTTATGAGTCGGCCATGACTCGCTTATTCCTGGAAGGCCGGACGGAGACGGTGCGATCTTGCACGAGGGAGGCCTGCAACTTTGTGAGGGCCATGGAGGACAAAGAGAAGACG GACCCACAGTGCCTTGCCCTGTTTCGCGTGGCAGTGGACAAGCACCAGGCTCTGCTGAAGGCAGCCATGAGCGGGCAGGGAGTCGACCGCCACCTCTTTGCGCTCTACGTCGTGTCCCGATTCCTCCACCTGCAGTCGCCCTTCCTGACCCAG GTCCATTCGGAGCAGTGGCAGCTGTCCACCAGCCAGATCCCTGTCCAGCAAATGCATCTGTTTGACGTCTACAATTACCCGGACTATGTTTCTTCGGGCGGTGGATTCGGGCCT GCTGATGACCATGGTTATGGTGTTTCTTATATCTTCATGGGGGATGACATGATCACCTTCCACATCTCCAGCAAAAAATCAAGCACAAAAACG GATTCCCACAGGCTGGGGCAGCACATTGAGGACGCACTGTTGGATGTGGCCTCCCTGTTCCAGGCGGGACAGCATTTTAAGCGCCGGTTCAGAGGGTCAGGGAAGGAGGACTCCAGGCACAGGTGTGGATTTCTCTCCCGCCAGACTGGGGCCTCCAAGACATCAATGACATCCACCTACTTCTGA
- the CPT1C gene encoding palmitoyl thioesterase CPT1C isoform X15, whose translation MAEAHQAVGFRTSLTSDGAEVELSAPVLQEIYLSGLRSWKRHLSRFWNDFLTGVFPASPLSWLFLFSAIQLAWFLQLDPSLGLMEKIKELLPDWGGQHHGLRGVLAAALFASCLWGTLIFTLHVALRLLLSYHGWLLEPHGAMSSPTKTWLALVRIFSGRHPMLFSYQRSLPRQPVPSVQDTVRKYLESVRPVLSDEDFDWTAVLAQEFLRLQASLLQWYLRLKSWWASNYDFLYVTPTPLQAARAGNAVHALLLYRHRLNRQEIPPTLLMGMRPLCSAQYEKIFNTTRIPGVQKDYIRHLHDSQHVAVFHRGRFFRVGTHSRNSLLSPRALEQQFQRILDDPSPACPHEEHLAALTAAPRGTWAQVRRSLKTQAAEALEAVEGAAFFVSLDAEPAGLTREDPAASLDAYAHALLAGRGHDRWFDKSFTLIVFSNGKLGLSVEHSWADCPISGHMWEFTLATECFQLGYSTDGHCKGHLDPTLPRPQRLQWDLPDQIHSSISLALRGAKILSENVDCHVFPFSLFGKSFIRRCHLSSDSFIQIALQLAHFRDRGQFCLTYESAMTRLFLEGRTETVRSCTREACNFVRAMEDKEKTDPQCLALFRVAVDKHQALLKAAMSGQGVDRHLFALYVVSRFLHLQSPFLTQADDHGYGVSYIFMGDDMITFHISSKKSSTKTDSHRLGQHIEDALLDVASLFQAGQHFKRRFRGSGKEDSRHRCGFLSRQTGASKTSMTSTYF comes from the exons ATGGCTGAAGCGCACCAGGCCGTGGGCTTCCGAACCTCGCTGACCTCGGACGGGGCTGAAGTGGAACTCAGTGCCCCTGTGCTGCAGGAGATCTACCTCTCTGGCCTGCGCTCCTGGAAAAGGCATCTCTCACGTTTCTGG AATGACTTTCTCACCGGTGTGTTTCCTGCCAGCCCCCTCAGTTGGCTTTTCCTCTTCAGTGCCATCCAGCTTGCCTGGTTCCTCCAGCTGGATCCTTCCTTAGGACTGATGGAGAAGATCAAAGAGTTGCTGCCCGACTG GGGCGGACAGCACCATGGGCTCCGGGGGGTCCTGGCAGCTGCTCTGTTTGCCTCTTGTTTGTGGGGAACCCTGATCTTCACACTGCACGTGGCCCTCAGGCTGCTTCTGTCCTACCACGGCTGGCTTCTTGAGCCCCACGGAGCCATGTCCTCCCCCACCAAGACCTGGCTG GCCCTGGTCCGCATCTTCTCCGGCCGCCACCCGATGCTGTTCAGTTACCAGCGCTCCCTGCCGCGCCAGCCCGTGCCCTCTGTGCAGGACACCGTGCGCAAG TACCTGGAGTCGGTCCGGCCCGTCCTCTCCGACGAGGACTTCGACTGGACCGCGGTCCTGGCGCAGGAATTCCTGAGGCTGCAGGCGTCGCTGTTGCAGTGGTACCTGAGGCTCAAGTCCTGGTGGGCGTCCAATTAT GACTTCCTGTATGTCACACCCACGCCTCTGCAGGCAGCTCGCGCTGGGAATGCCGTGCACGCCCTCCTCCTGTACCGCCACCGCCTGAACCGCCAGGAGATACCCCCG ACTTTGCTAATGGGAATGCGTCCCTTATGCTCTGCCCAGTATGAGAAGATCTTCAACACCACGCGGATTCCAGGGGTCCAAAAAG ACTACATCCGCCACCTCCATGACAGCCAACACGTGGCTGTCTTCCACCGGGGCCGATTCTTCCGCGTGGGGACCCACTCCCGAAACAGCCTGCTTTCCCCGAGGGCCCTGGAGCAGCAGTTTCAGCGAATCCTGGACGATCCCTCACCAGCCTGCCCCCACGAGGAACATCTGGCTGCTCTGACCGCTGCTCCCAG GGGCACGTGGGCCCAGGTGCGAAGGTCCCTGAAGacccaggcagcagaggcccTGGAGGCAGTGGAAGGGGCTGCTTTCTTTGTGTCACTGGACGCTGAGCCCGCGGGGCTCACCAGGGAGGACCCAGCAGCGTCGTTGGATGCCTATGCCCATGCCCTGCTGGCTGGCCGGGGCCATGACCG CTGGTTTGACAAATCCTTCACCCTAATCGTCTTCTCTAACGGGAAGCTGGGCCTCAGCGTGGAGCACTCCTGGGCCGACTGCCCCATCTCAGGACACATGTGGGAG TTCACTCTGGCTACAGAATGCTTTCAGCTGGGCTACTCAACAGACGGCCACTGCAAGGGGCACCTGGACCCCACACTACCCCGGCCCCAGCGGCTGCAATGGGACCTTCCAGACCAG ATCCACTCCTCCATCTCTCTAGCCCTGAGGGGAGCCAAGATCTTGTCTGAAAATGTCGACTGCCATGTCTTTCCATTCTCCCTATTTGGCAAGAGCTTCATCCGACGCTGCCACCTGTCTTCAGACAGCTTCATCCAGATCGCCTTGCAACTGGCCCACTTCCGG GACAGGGGTCAATTCTGCCTGACTTATGAGTCGGCCATGACTCGCTTATTCCTGGAAGGCCGGACGGAGACGGTGCGATCTTGCACGAGGGAGGCCTGCAACTTTGTGAGGGCCATGGAGGACAAAGAGAAGACG GACCCACAGTGCCTTGCCCTGTTTCGCGTGGCAGTGGACAAGCACCAGGCTCTGCTGAAGGCAGCCATGAGCGGGCAGGGAGTCGACCGCCACCTCTTTGCGCTCTACGTCGTGTCCCGATTCCTCCACCTGCAGTCGCCCTTCCTGACCCAG GCTGATGACCATGGTTATGGTGTTTCTTATATCTTCATGGGGGATGACATGATCACCTTCCACATCTCCAGCAAAAAATCAAGCACAAAAACG GATTCCCACAGGCTGGGGCAGCACATTGAGGACGCACTGTTGGATGTGGCCTCCCTGTTCCAGGCGGGACAGCATTTTAAGCGCCGGTTCAGAGGGTCAGGGAAGGAGGACTCCAGGCACAGGTGTGGATTTCTCTCCCGCCAGACTGGGGCCTCCAAGACATCAATGACATCCACCTACTTCTGA